Proteins found in one Drosophila innubila isolate TH190305 chromosome X, UK_Dinn_1.0, whole genome shotgun sequence genomic segment:
- the LOC117792137 gene encoding uncharacterized protein LOC117792137 isoform X1: MEKKGHFHLFAALSERDVSDFNQLMEWIKTSATSPRYTRLQNLGNGVVFCRLMAKICPGSLASVLIINRPANDNDSLHNYMLLEAAFGKAHLPWTFDSRKLIASNTFELLKLAKTLTHFRDVCKNRLQYQQRKLTPRANTYRPSRCPAGELDMPQHLTESQQPSVVSIKEHLEAVQQQLLTSQDKPQSAAGHVESQLKQQIQALFNSQQVAVAAFIAKKEPLATAPATKEATIVLCLCSNCVNKRKNLAIIDTN, from the exons ATGGAAAAGa AAGGACACTTTCATCTATTCGCAGCATTGTCTGAACGCGATGTCAGTGATTTCAATCAGTTGATGGAATGGATCAAGACATCCGCGACGAGTCCGCGCTACACTCGACTGCAGAATTTGGGCAATGGTGTGGTCTTTTGTCGTTTGATGGCCAAAATCTGTCCGGGCTCATTGGCCAGCGTTCTGATCATTAATCGGCCAGCAAACGATAACGATTCCTTACATAACTATATGCTATTGGAGGCAGCATTTGGCAAGGCCCACTTGCCCTGGACTTTTGATTCACGGAAACTGATAGCTAGCAACACTTTCGAGCTGCTTAAGTTGGCCAAAACCCTGACCCATTTTCGTGACGTTTGCAAAAATCGGTTGCAGTATCAGCAGAGGAAATTAACGCCGCGAGCAAATACTTATCGCCCTTCCCGTTGTCCAGCTGGGGAGTTGGATATGCCACAACATTTGACCGAGTCGCAACAGCCCTCCGTTGTGTCCATTAAGGAGCACTTGGAGGCAGTGCAGCAACAGCTTCTCACAAGCCAAGACAAGCCACAGTCAGCTGCTGGCCATGTGGAGTCGCAGCTGAAACAGCAAATTCAAGCACTTTTTAACAGTCAACAGGTCGCTGTGGCAGCTTTCATAGCCAAGAAGGAGCCTCTTGCCACTGCTCCTGCCACCAAGGAGGCAACCATCGTATTGTGTCTGTGCAGCAACTGTGTAAACAAAAGGAAGAACTTGGCCATCATAGACACCAATT aa
- the LOC117793511 gene encoding nucleoplasmin-like protein, with protein sequence MADNENKIFFSTTLRRPGRTIAYWNLSEERDCRMLVITQIVLGAGANDDEYNVVELETAEYGGLPIAALKADENRIKNLHLEFSESEVTITLIEGSGPIIIHGYFVLEDVDNIYGTGNPNITSRCL encoded by the coding sequence aTGGCCGacaacgaaaataaaatattcttcaGCACAACTTTAAGAAGACCGGGGAGAACCATCGCCTACTGGAATTTATCTGAAGAGAGGGACTGTCGTATGCTCGTCATCACGCAAATTGTTTTGGGCGCTGGCGCAAACGACGATGAGTACAATGTGGTCGAGCTCGAAACTGCGGAATACGGTGGGCTACCAATTGCCGCTCTTAAAGCCGACGAGAATCGCATCAAAAACCTACATCTGGAGTTCTCAGAATCAGAGGTGACAATTACTTTGATTGAAGGCAGCGGCCCCATAATCATTCACGGCTATTTCGTCCTAGAGGATGTTGATAATATATACGGAACAGGGAATCCAAACATCACCTCTCGCTGCCTTTAA
- the LOC117792137 gene encoding uncharacterized protein LOC117792137 isoform X2, producing MEKTLSERDVSDFNQLMEWIKTSATSPRYTRLQNLGNGVVFCRLMAKICPGSLASVLIINRPANDNDSLHNYMLLEAAFGKAHLPWTFDSRKLIASNTFELLKLAKTLTHFRDVCKNRLQYQQRKLTPRANTYRPSRCPAGELDMPQHLTESQQPSVVSIKEHLEAVQQQLLTSQDKPQSAAGHVESQLKQQIQALFNSQQVAVAAFIAKKEPLATAPATKEATIVLCLCSNCVNKRKNLAIIDTN from the exons ATGGAAAAGa CATTGTCTGAACGCGATGTCAGTGATTTCAATCAGTTGATGGAATGGATCAAGACATCCGCGACGAGTCCGCGCTACACTCGACTGCAGAATTTGGGCAATGGTGTGGTCTTTTGTCGTTTGATGGCCAAAATCTGTCCGGGCTCATTGGCCAGCGTTCTGATCATTAATCGGCCAGCAAACGATAACGATTCCTTACATAACTATATGCTATTGGAGGCAGCATTTGGCAAGGCCCACTTGCCCTGGACTTTTGATTCACGGAAACTGATAGCTAGCAACACTTTCGAGCTGCTTAAGTTGGCCAAAACCCTGACCCATTTTCGTGACGTTTGCAAAAATCGGTTGCAGTATCAGCAGAGGAAATTAACGCCGCGAGCAAATACTTATCGCCCTTCCCGTTGTCCAGCTGGGGAGTTGGATATGCCACAACATTTGACCGAGTCGCAACAGCCCTCCGTTGTGTCCATTAAGGAGCACTTGGAGGCAGTGCAGCAACAGCTTCTCACAAGCCAAGACAAGCCACAGTCAGCTGCTGGCCATGTGGAGTCGCAGCTGAAACAGCAAATTCAAGCACTTTTTAACAGTCAACAGGTCGCTGTGGCAGCTTTCATAGCCAAGAAGGAGCCTCTTGCCACTGCTCCTGCCACCAAGGAGGCAACCATCGTATTGTGTCTGTGCAGCAACTGTGTAAACAAAAGGAAGAACTTGGCCATCATAGACACCAATT aa